A segment of the Stigmatella erecta genome:
CGGGAGAACTCCTGCAACTGGCGCACGCGCAGGCCCGCGTCGGAGACGATCTGCATGAGGGCCTTCAGGTGATGGGCCTGAGAGGCCGTGGCCGCCGCGTCCCGCTGGAGCAGCTCCAGCCGGAGCCGCATGGCGTTCAGGGTGTTGTTGAGATCATGCGCGATGCCCGAGGACATCTCCCCCAGCGTCTTCATCTGCTCTTGCCGGGCGAGCGCGACGCGGGCCTGCTCCAGCTCGGCCGTGTGGCGCGTCTCCTGGGTGACGTCGTGGAAGAGGGCCAGGACCATCTGGGCCTGGAGCCCATGCGCCTGGGGGCCTGCCCGCTCCACGCGGATCTCCAGGGTCTCGTCCGAGCCGTGCTTCTGGTAGTGCAGGACGCGGACCCCCCGGTCTTCCGAGGCGAGCAGGATGCCGGCTTCATGGCCGGCCACCTGGCGCAAGGTGGCCAGGAGCGGGCCCGTGGCCTTCCCTTGGCTCAGCAACTGCCAGGGGCCGGTGCGCGCCAGCGCATGCCAGCGCCGGTTGGCCTGCAGGATGGACCCGGCCCGCAGCAGCACGAGCGCGCTCGCGGTGGTCTCCAGGGCCCAGGTGGAGAGCCGGTAGGAGGAGATGTGCTCCTCGTTCCGGGCCTCCAGCCGGTGCACCAGGGCTTCGTGCTTGGTGGTCAGCTCTTGGTACTTGCGCAGCAGTGCGCCGCTGGGCCTGGCCTCGGGCACCCGGGGGTACCCCGGAGGAGGACGGGCGGGCGGGCGGCGGGGGCTCATGTCTTTAACCGATCCTTCATTTCCCGGTTTTCTTGCGACAGGGTGTTCATCCGCGTCGTGTCCTCGAAGAGAATGACGGCCCCCAGGATTTGAGAGTCCAGGATGAGGGGGGTGGCCACCAGCGTGGCGCGGCCCCGGCCCCCATGAGGGAGCTGGTAGCGCACCTCCTCTTGGCGCAAGGGGTGATTGGCGGCCAGGTTCTTGTGGAGGCGGCTCAGCAGAGACCGGCTGAGGGCGGGAATGCGCAGGGTCCACAGCAGCTGTCCGGTGGCCTCCCGCTCCGTGAGGCCCAGCAGCCGCTCGGCGGCCAGGTTCCAGGTGGTGATGTGGCCGGTGGCGCTCAGCACCACCACCCCCGTGGAAAGGGTACGGATGATGGTGTGCTGGCAGAAGTCCATCGCGTCGATTTCCTGCGTGCGGTGGGCCAGCTCCCGGTTGGTGGTGTCCAGCTCGGCGTTGGTGGACTGGAGCTCCTCGTTGGTCGTCTCCAGCTCCTCGTTGGTGGACTGGAGCTCCTCGTTGGTCGTCTGGAGCTCCTCGTTGGCGCTCTGGAGCTCCTCGTTGGTCGTCTCCAGCTCCTCGTTGGAGGCGCGCAGCTCCTCGTTGGAGCTCTGGAGCCGGAGGTTGGCGGTGTTCAGCTCGTCGTTGGCCCGCTGAAGGCTGTGCTCCAGGCTGCGCAGGGCCGTCACATCGTGCACCGCATACAGCAGTCCAGTGTGCTCGGCCGACTCGGAGCGCAGGGGGACGACCTGGGCCCGGATGGCCAACGGCTCCCCACCGGGGACATCCAGGGTGCCGTCCCCCGACTCGCGCTCGGCGCGGCCGGCCTTCACGCGGGCGCTCTGCTCCACCAGCAGCTCCTGGCTCAGCCCGGGCAGCGCCAGGGTCACCAGCCGCTTGCCGAGGATGTCCTTCTCGTGGCGGCTCCACAGCCGCGAGGCGGCCTGATTGAACAGGGTGACGGTGCCATGGGCGTCCGTGGCGATGAGCGGGCAGGGGTGCGAGTCGAGCACGTCGCGCAGGAACGCGTGCTGCGGGGCCAGGGAAGGCGGTGTGTCCGCGGAGCGCCGGGCGGGCTCCGGGGCCTCGCCCGGAGGTGTCACCGAGTGCTGGGGTGCCCAGGGCAGCTCCTGCCGCCCATCCTTGCGGTAGATGCGCCGGGGCAGGTCCTCCGGCGCGAAGAGCTTGGCCGCGAAGGGGATGAGCTCCGAGCGGCCCAGGGCGAGCACGCCGTCCCGGCGCAGCGCGAAGTGGAAGCGCGCCAGCGCCCGCTTCTGGAGCTCCGAGTCCAGGTAGATGAAGACGTTGCGGCAGAGGATGAGATCAATCCGCGAGACGGGCGCGTCGGAGACGAGGTTGTTCACCCCGAAAACGACCGAGCGGCGGATCTCCTTGCGCACCGCGTACCCCCCGCTGGCGGGCACGAACCACCGTGCCAGCTGCTCCTTGCTGCAGCCCTCCAGCTGCTGGAGAGTGTACACGCCCCGCCGTGCGAAGGCGATGGCACCCTCGTCCACGTCGGTGCCAAAGACTTTCAGCTCCGTGCCGGGCATGCCGGGGCCCATGGCCTCGGCGGCGGCAATGGCAATGGAGTACGCCTCCTCGCCGGTGGCGCACCCCGCGCTCCAGATGCGCAGTTCCTGATCGGGCCGGCGCTTGCGCACCAGCTCCTTCACCACCTTCCGGAGCGACGTCCACACCTCCGGGTCCCGGAAGAAGGTGGTGAGCTTGATGAGCATGGACGAGACGAGGGTGTTGACCTCGTTCGTGTCCCGCTCGAGCAGCGCCAGGTACGCGGACCGGGTCCGGCAGCGCGTGGCGGCCATGCGCCGCTCAATGCGGCGCTGGAGCGTGGCCCGCTTGTAGTTGCGGAAGTCGAAGTTCCGGACCTGCCGGACCTTTTCGAGGATGGCTTCCAATTCGTTGTCGCGGGGGGGCTTACTGGCGGCCATGGGGCTTATGGCTGTAACCTACCCCCCGTGAGGGGGCAAGACGCAGGGTCCCTGGACGTTGGAGCCAAGCGTGGCTCTGTTCACGGCTGTCTCGGTATTGGACCCGGGGACTATTCGGCGGGTGTCCCGGGTATTCAGTTATCGATACGCGGGCGAGCCGGGGGGCAGGTTCGGTTTTTCTTGTCTCACGAACGTCTTACAGTTCAAGCGGTCAGAGCACATCATTCCGCGAGGAGCGTGACCATGGCGGGAAGTCCGATCAGGGTAGGAATCCTTGAGGACCAGCAAGTCTTTCTGGAGAGCCTCGTGTCTCTCTGTGAGAACTCGGGGTTCGAGGTGGTGGCGAGCTGTTCCTCCGTCGAGGAGTTCATGGCCCGGATGCGCCATCACCCTCCGGACGTGGCCCTCGTGGACCTGAGGCTCGAGCGCTCCAAGCAGGATCTGCTGGCCGATGGCGTGCGGGCCGTGGAGCTGCTGCATGACTTTTTCCCAGGCGTGCGGTCGCTCGTGCTGACCGCCAACCAGGAAACGGGGATGATGGAGCGGTGCTTCCGCGCAGGGGCCTCGGGCTTCCTGAGCAAGATGAGCGTGAGCTGCGCGGAGCTGGTGGAGGCGCTGACGCGGGTGGCGAACGGTGAGAGCATGCGCCCCCTGGTGTCCTTCTCCGCCGCCCCCGGCGAGGCCTCGCCCGAGGAGGACACGGGGGTCCGGCAGCTCACGCCCCGCGAGTTCGAGGTCCTTCGCTACGTCTCCACGGGGGCCGACAACCTGAAGATCGCCGCGTGCCTCGACATCACCGAGCGCACGGTGAAGGCGCACATCACCAACATCTACCGGAAGCTCAAGGTGGAGAACCGCACGCAGATGGCGATGCTGGCGTGCCAGCTCGGCCTGGAGCGCCCCGCCTTCGGGTGATGGGGGGGCCGTGGGCGGTGTTGGACCAAAGTTCAATAGGGGGCTGGGGCCCCGGGCGGACATCCTGGCGTGTGCAGTCCGTTGCCACTGGCCGGGATGGTGTTGAATCCCCCCCCATCCCGAGCCGGCTTCCTTACGGCTTGGTGGCGGTGATGATCTCGAACGGCCCGGGCAGCACCTCGGCCCGCTGGAAGCCCAGGTCCTTGAAGGCCTGCAGGTAGAACTCCACCTCGCGCAGCCGGCTCACGCAGCTGTCCACGCCCATGAGGAAGTAGGTCCAGAAGAACTGTGCCGCCAGGCGCTCCTGGGTGCGGAACTCCTCGCAGACGAGGATGCGGCCGCCGGAGGGCAGCGCCGCGTACGCGGCCGTCATGAGCTGGCGCGCCGTCTCCGCGGGCCAGTCGTGCAGCACGCGCACGAAGGACAGGGCGTCGTAGCCGCCGGGCAGCGGCTCGCGCAGGAAGTCTCCGCCCACGAAGCCCAGGCGGTCTCCCAGCGCGTGCTTCTGGCGCGTGCGCGCCACCAGCCCCTCGGTGGAGGGCAGGTTGTAGACGTCCACGGTGAGCCCTGGGTGCTCCTCCACCAGGCGCGCCGCCAGCGTCCCGTCCCCGCCGCCCACCTCCAGCAGCCGCTGGCCGGGGCGCCACAGCTTGGCGCCGTGCGTGCGGAACACCTCGAGGATGGGGCCCAGCCCCGCGGCCATGCTGGCCTCGAAGCCCGCCACCTGCTCCGGGGTGCTCGGCGGCCAGTCGAAGGACTCGCGCGGCATGCTCCGCTCGCCCCGGAGCACCTCCGGCAGGTGCCCGTGCAGCGCGCGCCAGTCGTACTTCTCCCGGTCTCTCTCCAGCGAGCGCGGGCCCACCACGGCCTCCGCCGCCGCGCTCAGGCCCGGCGCCGCCGTGTAGCGCGCCTCCACGAGCGCGTCCGTCGTCTGCTCGCGCTGCACGAGCCCCAGGCTCTCCAGGCAGTCGAGGAACTTGTAGAGCCGCCCGGGCACGAAGCCCTGCTTCTCGCACAGCGCCCCGAGCGTCACCGGCCCCCGCTCCAGGGCCTCCAGCAGCCCGAGCTGGTGCGCCGTCTGCACCACGTCGAGGGCGCGCGCGCCGTTGAACAGCAGGTGCAGGAGCGCCCGCGGCGAAGCGGCTTGCGGGCTCATGCCGCCTCCTTCCGGGCCTCGGCCACGAGCCGGTCCATGAACAGGTCCACCTCTTCCAGGGTGTTGTAGAAGTGCGGCGCCACGCGCAGGCCGCCGCGGTAGCTGCACACGAAGTTGCCCGCCACCAGCCTGCGCGCCACCTGCGCGTCACCGGGGAAGCGCAGGGTGACGATCCCGGCGCGGTGGGCGTCCTGTCGCGGCGTCACCACGGGCAGGCCCGCCTCGTCCGCGCGCGCCATCACCCGCGCGGTGCAGCGCAGCGAGTGCTCGCGGATGGTGTGGATGCCCGCGGCGTTGAGCAGGTCGAGCCCCACCTGCGAGAGCTGCGAGGGCAGCACCGCCGGGGTGCCACCCGCGAGCCGCCGCGCCGTGGGGGCCCACGCCCGCGCGGGCTCGAAGGTGAGCGGGTTCTCGCCGGCCATCCACCCGGTGGCGGCCGGCCGCAGCGAGTCCGTCAGGTCCGGGCGCACGTACAGGAAGGCGCTCTCCACCGAGCCGCACATCCACTTGTGCGCGCCGCCCAGCAGGAAGTCCACCCCCAGCGCGCCCACGTCGATGGGGACGGTGCCCACGGACTGGTAGGCATCCACCACCACCTGCGCGCCCACCGCGTGCGCGCGCTTCACCACCGGCTCCAGGTCCATCAGCGCGCCCGTGGCGAAGCTGGCGTGGCACAGGCTGACGATGCGCGTGCGCTCGTCGATGGCGGCGCACAGGGCCTCCGCGTCCACCCGGCCCCCTTGGGCGGGCACCACCACGCTCTCCGCGCCGTAGCGGGCAAAGCCGCTCCACAGGAAGGGCACCGTGGGGAACTCCAGCCCCGTGAGCACCACGCGGCGCCGCTCCCCCTGGAAGTCGAAGCACGTGCCGAGCCGGCCCATCAGCGTGGTGAGGTTGCCGTCGGTCACCACCGAGCCCGGGGGCCCGCCGATGAAGCGCGCCACCGCGTCCGCGTAAGCGTGCCAGTCGGCCCACCAGCCCTCCCACACCTCGTCGCGCCACTCCTGCATCGTGCGGGCGTAGCGCTGGAGCACCGCCTCCATGCCCCGGGGGAACGCCCCGGTGGAGTTGCTGTTGAGGTAGGTGCACGTCTGGAGCAGCGGGAACTCGGCCCGCAGGGCCTGGAGCGTCTTGCCGGTCATCAGAACTGTCCCTGGGCCTTCGGGGGGCGGGTGGGCCGGGCATCGGCTTCCGGCGAGCTGGAGGCTTCTTCCGGCTGCGCGCCGGGGACGCGGCGCGAGGTGGGCGGCTCGGGGCGCGACCACGGATCTTCGGACGTGGGCGCCGCGGCGGGGATGGGCGGCGGCGTGGCCACGGTCGGGTCTCCGAAGCCCCGGCGCGAGGTGGGCGGCTCGGGCTTGGACCAGGGGTCGTCCGAGGGCGCCTGCGGGGGGGAGGCCGTGGACACCGACACCGTCACGGGCGGCGGGAGCACCGCGGGCGGCGGGGGCGGCGACAGGGGCGGGGCGCTCGGGGGCACCGCCTGGGCCACGGGGGGCGCGGTGCCGTCCGCGGGGCGGTTCACGCCGGGCTGGTACCCGCCGTCGCGCTTCCACGCGTTGGTCATCTCCACGCGCACCTCCCACAGCTTGCGGAAGAGCGGCAGCGTCATGCGGCCCGCCAGCACCTGCGTGGGCAGCCCGTCCAGCGCCTTGATGGAGCGGTCCACGCCGATGATGCGGCGGACCATCTGGTAGTGCGTGTAGAGCCAGTTCTGGAACAGCTCGTCCAGGTCCACCAGCTGCTCGCACACCCGCTTCAGGTCCTCGGAGCCGTAGGCGCCGACCTTGTAGACGTCCAGCAGCCGCAGCTGGCGCCGCGTCAGCACGCGCTCCAGCGCCGCCTCCAGCCCGTCCGCCGCCAGGCGCAGGGCGTTGTAGCCCGGCGACTCCTGCCCGCTGCCGTTGCCCAGGCTGCGGCGGATGATCTGGTAGGTGTCCGGAGTCATCGTCTCCAGGATGTTCATCTCCGCCACCAGGCAGCGCATGGCGCGCAGCATCCGCTCCAGCCGGCCCGTGGCGGGCCAGAGCAGGTCGCCGTCCATCTCCGCCACGACTTCCACCGCCTCCAGGGACACCAGCTTGAGCCACAGCTCCTGGGCCTGGTGCGTCAGCTGGAAGAGCAGCTCGTCGTGGTGCACGAGCTGCTCGGACGGCGTCTGCAGATTCAGCAGGGTCGGCGTCTTCAGGTAGACCTCGTAATCGAGTTCTCCTTTGCCGACCCACTTCTTCAGCAGCGCATTGAACATCGGCGCCTCCAACTGGCGCCGTAGTTTTTCAGCCTCACTGTAGTCGGGGGTGCGCACGACGGGGGGCCCTCCGGGAGAGCACTGGCAATTCGAGGGAAGTCGGACAGCCGGAAAGGGGGAACGGGACTTCAGACAAGGACAACGGCGGGGCGCGGCTGGAGGCGGAAGGAGTGGATCTTCCGCGCCAATTCGGCGCCCTGGACACTCTTGGACAGGTAGCCGTCTGCGCCCGAGGACAGGGCCAGGGAGCGCAGCTGGGCCTCATCGGAGGCCGAATACAGGATGAAGCGGGTGTCCTTGGGCGCGCTCAGGCGCGCCAGGGACACCACCTTGTCGCCCTTGAGGGCGGGGAAATTCACATCGATGAGCACCACGTCCGGGACGGTGTCCCGGACGCGGTTGGAGACGCCCAGGGCCGAGGGGTGGGTTTCCACCTCGATGCCATGGGCGCTGAGCGAGCGCGCCACCAGATCCAACAGGTCGGGATCATCATCCACGACCAGGACGCGCAACTTCCCTTCAGGCATGGGTCTTCCCCAGGTGCTTCCGGATGGTGTCGAGCAGCTGCTCGCGATCCAGGGGCTTGGTCAGGTAGGCGTCGCAGCCGGCCGCCATGGCCTTGTCCTGGTACTCGCGGCCGGCGTGGGCCGTGACGGCGATGACGGGCACCTTGGAGATGGCCGCGGGCAGCGCCCTCAGGCGCCGGGTGGCCTCCCAGCCGTCCACGCGGGGCAAGGACAGGTCCATCAGCACCAGGTCCGGCGTCTCGCGCTGCACGCGCTCCAGGCCGTGCTCGCCGTCCTCCGCCTCCAAGAGCTCGTAGGTGCCGCCGAGGTAGCGCCGGACGATGTCGCGGTTCTGGGGGTTGTCCTCCACGTAGAGGATGCGCGGGATGCGGGACGGGGAGGCGGCGCGCTGCTGGAGCAGCAGCGTCTTGGCCTGGCCGATGACGTCCTCGAGCGCGTGGCCGCCCTTGCGCACGAAGGCGATGAAGCCGTCGCGCAGGGTGGCCTGCTCCTGGGCGGAGAGCGTCTTGCCGGTGAGCACCACCACCGGCATGTTCAGCTTGTCCGAGCGCAGGCGGCGCAGCACCTCGAAGCCGTCGAGGTTGGGCATCATCAGGTCGAGCACCACGAGCACCGGCGGCGACACGCGCGCCTTGAGCAGCGCGTCCTCGCCGCTGTGGGCCTCGCTGGTGGAGAAGCCCGCGCGGCGCAGGCTGCGGCTGACGAGCTCGCGCGTGCTGGCGTCGTCGTCCACCACCAGCACCTCGCCGCTGGCCAGGGCCGCGGTGCCCAGGGTGCGCGTCACCACGTCCACCAGGTGGTCGGGCTCCACGGGCTTGACGAGGTACTCGCACGCGCCCAGGGAGTAGCCGCGCGCGCGCTGCTCCTCCACGGACACGAGGATGACGGGGATGCCCGACAGCGTGGGCTCGCTCTTGAGCTGGCTGAGCACGCTCCAGCCGTCGAGCTTGGGCAGGTGGATGTCCAGGATGATGGCCTGGGGCTTCACCTCGCGCGCCAGGCGCAGCGCGTTCACGCCGTCATCGGCCGGTACCACCTTGAAGCCCGCGGGCTCCAGCTGGCCCGAGACGAGCTGCTGCATGAGCGGATCATCGTCCACCACCAGCACGGTGCTGCCCGCGGCCAGGGGCGCCAGCTGCGCGGCCACGTCCTCCACGGACACCATCTTCTCCAGCTCGGGGGCCGGGGCGCCCTGCATCTCGCCCTCCAGCACGCCCGCCAGGCGCACCGTGAAGGTGGAGCCGCGGCCCAGCACGCTGGACACCGTCACGTTGCCGCCGAGCACCTTGCTCAGCTCGCGCACGATGGCCAGGCCCAGGCCCGTTCCGCCCACCTTGCGCGTGGTGGAGCCGTCCACCTGGCGGAACTTCTCGAAGATGTACGGCAGCTGGTCGGCCGGCATGCCCACGCCGGTGTCCTCCACCGTCATCACGAACTCGTTGCCCTCGGCGCGCATGCCCAGGGACACCTCGCCGGACTCGGTGAACTTCGCGGCGTTGCTCAGCAGGTTGAGCATCACCTGGCGCATCTTCAGCGCGTCCGTGTTCAGGTAGCGCGCGCGCTCCTCCACGTGCAGCGTGAGCTCCACGTCGCGGCCCTTCACGTACTCGCGCACCGTGGCGAGGCACTCCTCGCCCAGCTCCTGCGCGTCCACGCGCTCGACGACGACCTCCACGCGGCCCGCTTCGATCTTCGACAGGTCGAGGATGTCGTTGATGAGGGCGAGCAACGTCTTCGCGTTCGTCTTGACGACGTTCAGGTCGCGGCGGCCGTGCGCGGTGAGGCGGCTGCCCTCCTCGCGCATGAGCAGGTCGCAGTAGCCGATGATGCCGTTGAGCGGCGTGCGGATTTCATGGCTGAAGTTGGCCAGGAACTCGCTCTTGAGCCGCGCGGCGCCTTCGGCCTCGCGGGCGCGCTCCTCCTCGTTGCGCTTGGAGATGGCCAGGTCCGTGGCGAGCCGGTCCAGGTCCTCGTTCTGCTGACGGATGATCTCCATCTGCAGCGCGCGCTGCTGGTAGCTGGCCAGGGAGCGCGCGGACACGGCGCGCGATCGCTTCAGCTCCTCCAGGCTCTCGGCGAGCTTGAGGTTGGCGGCCTCCAGCTCCGCCTTGGAGTTGCGCAGCGTCTCCTCGCTCTTGCGGCGCTCGGAGACGTCCTCCGTCACGCCCATGACGTAGAGCACCTCGCCCTGCGCGTTGGTGATGGGCACCTTGCGCGTGGCGAACAGGCGGTCCGTGTCGACGACGCGCGCCACCTCGTCGAACGTCTTCATCTTCTTGTTGGTGATGACCTCCCGGTCATCCGCCATGAAGGCGGTGGCCTGCTCGGGCGGGAAGTAATCGTGGTCGAGCTTGCCCAGGAGCCACTGCTTCGTTGTCTTGAAGCGCTCGGCGAAGGTGCGGTTCACCATCTTCAGCCGCAGGTCCTTCGCGTCCTTGACGAAGACGATGAAGGGCAGGTTGTCGAGGATGGTGTCGATGGGCAGGTGCTTCTCATCGGCGAACGACGTGGTGGGGCGCAGCTCGCGCTGAATAATCATGGCGAGCCGGCCGAGCTGCTCCTCCGTGAGGAAGTCCGAGGCCCCCGCCTGGATGGCGGCCTGGAACGCCTCGTCGCTCCACTTCTTGGCCAGCACCACGAAGGGGAAGTAGACGCTGGCGTCGCGGCGGGCCTGCTGCAGCTGCGCGAGGGTCAGCGGGGACTCCGAGCCCATCACCGCCAGCGCCCAGGGGCGCGAGAAGGACGGCAGGAGCGCCTCGGGCGTGACGACGCGCTCCACCTGGACCTTGAGGGCGGCGGCGTTCAATGCGTTCTGAATCTGTTCGGTCTCGCGATCGCTGGTGAGCAGCAGAATGCGAGGGGTCGATCCTTCGGCCTGCACGGAGGAGGAGCTCATCGGTTAATTGGATCCGAACGCCAAGACGGTCAGCGTGGTGTTGATGTGGAACCCGGAGTAGATCTCGAATTGCACATTCATTCCAGCCGCCGTGGGGGCGGAGCGCAAGGTCTCGGCCAGCTCGGGCACCTTACCTGTGGCGTGTGCGTACCACATCCGCCCACCGCAGTGGAACAGGAGGGCGGCCTGGGGGTTGGGGACGCGGCGCGGCAATTCCTCGGCGAAGAACTGCTTGGTCATCCCGGCCATGTCACCCAACTTCATCAGTTCCAGCTCGCTGCCCTCCTCCAGCAGGTTGGCGAAGAGGATGGAGTTGTCCTCGAGGATGGGCTTCCACGGGGTGCGGATGAAGTACTCGCGGCCGACCTTGAGGGCGGTGGGGCGCACGGCGAAGCCCTTCGGGGTGCCGAACTCCAGGTCGGTCGGCTCCACGCCGAGCATCTCGGCGTAGCGCAGCGCCGCGGGCTTGTTGTCGATTTCGAGCGCGCGCGTGTGCGTCTCGTCCACCTTGGTGATGGTCATCCGCTCGTTGGTGGGGATGTACCAGTGCGAGCGCAGCGCGCCCCACGGGGCGTTGGTGCGGAAGAGGGCCACGAGCACCGCGTCGGTGGCCACCTCGCCGTCCACGTGCAGCACGGCGGACTGCTTGGCCGGGTCGCGGTTGTCGTCGCTGGCGCCGCCGCCCACGAGCACCAGGGTCTGGTTCTTCTCGAGGATGCCCAGCAGCAGCTCCTCCTTCTTGTAGCGGAAGCCGTCGTCAATCACGAGGCCCACGTACTTGCGCGGATCCAGGTCGCCCTGGCGCACGCCCAGCTCCTCGCACGCGCGCTTGATGGCGGCGCCGCCGGCGGACACCGCGTCATTGGTGAGGCCGGTGCCCAGGCCGACGCCCACGTCGAAGTCGCCCCAGAGCGCGCCGAGCACCACGGTGCCGTAGTAGATGCCGGTGTTGTCCAGCTCGCCGCCGGTGGTGGCGCCCACCAGGCGGCAGCCCTTGGGCAGCCGCTCGCGCACCGCGCGGTTGAGGGCCACCTGGTCCCGCTCGCGCGAGGCGTACATCATCACCAGCTTGGGGGTGATGCCGCCCAGCTGTTTGAACAGGTCCTCCGCGGCTGCGGCCGGCTCCTTCAACGTGGTTCGAGCCGTCTGCATCTTCACTTGCGCCATGGAGGACCTCCAAAAAGGGTGGTGCAGGAGGCGGCTAGAGGCCGCTCTGCGGGTGTGTAGTGTGGCAGGTACTGGTGCACTGCTGGAAGGATTCGCGGCCCCCCCCCACGTACATGCTCGTGATGGGGCCAAAACTCTGCTCGTGGCTCTTCGGGTAGCTCTTGTGGCACGAGAGGCACGCGGCCTTGCTGGTGCGCTGCACGCTCTGCTGGGTCAGGTGGCACTTGCTGCACTGCGCCAAGGAGGTGTCCACCCGCTCGGAGCGGCTGTGCACGAAGTGCACGCGGACGAAGACGGGGCCCTCCAGCTCGAAGCCCAGGGGGGCGTGGCACGCGGCGCA
Coding sequences within it:
- a CDS encoding response regulator, which translates into the protein MSSSSVQAEGSTPRILLLTSDRETEQIQNALNAAALKVQVERVVTPEALLPSFSRPWALAVMGSESPLTLAQLQQARRDASVYFPFVVLAKKWSDEAFQAAIQAGASDFLTEEQLGRLAMIIQRELRPTTSFADEKHLPIDTILDNLPFIVFVKDAKDLRLKMVNRTFAERFKTTKQWLLGKLDHDYFPPEQATAFMADDREVITNKKMKTFDEVARVVDTDRLFATRKVPITNAQGEVLYVMGVTEDVSERRKSEETLRNSKAELEAANLKLAESLEELKRSRAVSARSLASYQQRALQMEIIRQQNEDLDRLATDLAISKRNEEERAREAEGAARLKSEFLANFSHEIRTPLNGIIGYCDLLMREEGSRLTAHGRRDLNVVKTNAKTLLALINDILDLSKIEAGRVEVVVERVDAQELGEECLATVREYVKGRDVELTLHVEERARYLNTDALKMRQVMLNLLSNAAKFTESGEVSLGMRAEGNEFVMTVEDTGVGMPADQLPYIFEKFRQVDGSTTRKVGGTGLGLAIVRELSKVLGGNVTVSSVLGRGSTFTVRLAGVLEGEMQGAPAPELEKMVSVEDVAAQLAPLAAGSTVLVVDDDPLMQQLVSGQLEPAGFKVVPADDGVNALRLAREVKPQAIILDIHLPKLDGWSVLSQLKSEPTLSGIPVILVSVEEQRARGYSLGACEYLVKPVEPDHLVDVVTRTLGTAALASGEVLVVDDDASTRELVSRSLRRAGFSTSEAHSGEDALLKARVSPPVLVVLDLMMPNLDGFEVLRRLRSDKLNMPVVVLTGKTLSAQEQATLRDGFIAFVRKGGHALEDVIGQAKTLLLQQRAASPSRIPRILYVEDNPQNRDIVRRYLGGTYELLEAEDGEHGLERVQRETPDLVLMDLSLPRVDGWEATRRLRALPAAISKVPVIAVTAHAGREYQDKAMAAGCDAYLTKPLDREQLLDTIRKHLGKTHA
- a CDS encoding response regulator, giving the protein MPEGKLRVLVVDDDPDLLDLVARSLSAHGIEVETHPSALGVSNRVRDTVPDVVLIDVNFPALKGDKVVSLARLSAPKDTRFILYSASDEAQLRSLALSSGADGYLSKSVQGAELARKIHSFRLQPRPAVVLV
- a CDS encoding tryptophan 2,3-dioxygenase family protein yields the protein MFNALLKKWVGKGELDYEVYLKTPTLLNLQTPSEQLVHHDELLFQLTHQAQELWLKLVSLEAVEVVAEMDGDLLWPATGRLERMLRAMRCLVAEMNILETMTPDTYQIIRRSLGNGSGQESPGYNALRLAADGLEAALERVLTRRQLRLLDVYKVGAYGSEDLKRVCEQLVDLDELFQNWLYTHYQMVRRIIGVDRSIKALDGLPTQVLAGRMTLPLFRKLWEVRVEMTNAWKRDGGYQPGVNRPADGTAPPVAQAVPPSAPPLSPPPPPAVLPPPVTVSVSTASPPQAPSDDPWSKPEPPTSRRGFGDPTVATPPPIPAAAPTSEDPWSRPEPPTSRRVPGAQPEEASSSPEADARPTRPPKAQGQF
- a CDS encoding methyltransferase encodes the protein MSPQAASPRALLHLLFNGARALDVVQTAHQLGLLEALERGPVTLGALCEKQGFVPGRLYKFLDCLESLGLVQREQTTDALVEARYTAAPGLSAAAEAVVGPRSLERDREKYDWRALHGHLPEVLRGERSMPRESFDWPPSTPEQVAGFEASMAAGLGPILEVFRTHGAKLWRPGQRLLEVGGGDGTLAARLVEEHPGLTVDVYNLPSTEGLVARTRQKHALGDRLGFVGGDFLREPLPGGYDALSFVRVLHDWPAETARQLMTAAYAALPSGGRILVCEEFRTQERLAAQFFWTYFLMGVDSCVSRLREVEFYLQAFKDLGFQRAEVLPGPFEIITATKP
- a CDS encoding CheR family methyltransferase, translated to MAASKPPRDNELEAILEKVRQVRNFDFRNYKRATLQRRIERRMAATRCRTRSAYLALLERDTNEVNTLVSSMLIKLTTFFRDPEVWTSLRKVVKELVRKRRPDQELRIWSAGCATGEEAYSIAIAAAEAMGPGMPGTELKVFGTDVDEGAIAFARRGVYTLQQLEGCSKEQLARWFVPASGGYAVRKEIRRSVVFGVNNLVSDAPVSRIDLILCRNVFIYLDSELQKRALARFHFALRRDGVLALGRSELIPFAAKLFAPEDLPRRIYRKDGRQELPWAPQHSVTPPGEAPEPARRSADTPPSLAPQHAFLRDVLDSHPCPLIATDAHGTVTLFNQAASRLWSRHEKDILGKRLVTLALPGLSQELLVEQSARVKAGRAERESGDGTLDVPGGEPLAIRAQVVPLRSESAEHTGLLYAVHDVTALRSLEHSLQRANDELNTANLRLQSSNEELRASNEELETTNEELQSANEELQTTNEELQSTNEELETTNEELQSTNAELDTTNRELAHRTQEIDAMDFCQHTIIRTLSTGVVVLSATGHITTWNLAAERLLGLTEREATGQLLWTLRIPALSRSLLSRLHKNLAANHPLRQEEVRYQLPHGGRGRATLVATPLILDSQILGAVILFEDTTRMNTLSQENREMKDRLKT
- a CDS encoding aminotransferase class V-fold PLP-dependent enzyme, whose product is MTGKTLQALRAEFPLLQTCTYLNSNSTGAFPRGMEAVLQRYARTMQEWRDEVWEGWWADWHAYADAVARFIGGPPGSVVTDGNLTTLMGRLGTCFDFQGERRRVVLTGLEFPTVPFLWSGFARYGAESVVVPAQGGRVDAEALCAAIDERTRIVSLCHASFATGALMDLEPVVKRAHAVGAQVVVDAYQSVGTVPIDVGALGVDFLLGGAHKWMCGSVESAFLYVRPDLTDSLRPAATGWMAGENPLTFEPARAWAPTARRLAGGTPAVLPSQLSQVGLDLLNAAGIHTIREHSLRCTARVMARADEAGLPVVTPRQDAHRAGIVTLRFPGDAQVARRLVAGNFVCSYRGGLRVAPHFYNTLEEVDLFMDRLVAEARKEAA
- a CDS encoding response regulator transcription factor, yielding MAGSPIRVGILEDQQVFLESLVSLCENSGFEVVASCSSVEEFMARMRHHPPDVALVDLRLERSKQDLLADGVRAVELLHDFFPGVRSLVLTANQETGMMERCFRAGASGFLSKMSVSCAELVEALTRVANGESMRPLVSFSAAPGEASPEEDTGVRQLTPREFEVLRYVSTGADNLKIAACLDITERTVKAHITNIYRKLKVENRTQMAMLACQLGLERPAFG
- a CDS encoding FIST signal transduction protein, producing MAQVKMQTARTTLKEPAAAAEDLFKQLGGITPKLVMMYASRERDQVALNRAVRERLPKGCRLVGATTGGELDNTGIYYGTVVLGALWGDFDVGVGLGTGLTNDAVSAGGAAIKRACEELGVRQGDLDPRKYVGLVIDDGFRYKKEELLLGILEKNQTLVLVGGGASDDNRDPAKQSAVLHVDGEVATDAVLVALFRTNAPWGALRSHWYIPTNERMTITKVDETHTRALEIDNKPAALRYAEMLGVEPTDLEFGTPKGFAVRPTALKVGREYFIRTPWKPILEDNSILFANLLEEGSELELMKLGDMAGMTKQFFAEELPRRVPNPQAALLFHCGGRMWYAHATGKVPELAETLRSAPTAAGMNVQFEIYSGFHINTTLTVLAFGSN